Proteins co-encoded in one Salvia splendens isolate huo1 chromosome 4, SspV2, whole genome shotgun sequence genomic window:
- the LOC121799876 gene encoding beta-1,6-galactosyltransferase GALT31A-like encodes MGLMVGSRAAPPHKAGIGGRWACLLCLASFCLGVAVVNRLWIVPDLVDLDNSAGKFGTPLATKDWKKLDASMLSHVSKTHDMLVTLNKTISSLEIKLAAARAAKAAKADKIPNGAAPEAESSDNLSTKFFVMGIITAFSSRKRRDSIRQTWMPQGDGLKKLDKEKGIVIRFVIGHSAMPGGSVLDRAIDAEEAQHKDFLRLNHEEGHHELPSKTQNYFSTAVAMWDADFYVKVDDDVHVNIDAYFTDMQMRMCLLGLGLLVWMSSTLMIGACAVGHTPPDCEMKT; translated from the exons ATGGGGTTGATGGTGGGCAGCAGGGCGGCGCCGCCGCACAAGGCTGGCATTGGTGGAAGATGGGCGTGTCTGTTGTGCCTCGCCAGCTTTTGCTTGGGAGTTGCAGTCGTCAACAG GTTGTGGATTGTACCTGATTTAGTTGATCTGGACAACAGTGCTGGGAAATTTGGTACTCCTCTTGCTACTAAGGATTGGAAAAAG TTGGATGCATCTATGCTTTCTCATGTTTCAAAAACTCACGATATGCTCGT GACATTAAACAAAACCATATCTTCACTAGAAATTAAACTTGCTGCAGCAAGAGCTGCAAAGGCGGCTAAGGCTGACAAAATACCTAATGGTGCAGCACCAGAAGCTGAATCATCAGATAACCTCTCGACGAAGTTCTTTGTTATGGGAATCATTACTGCATTCAGCAGCAGAAAACGAAGGGATTCAATTAGACAAACATGGATGCCTCAAG GTGATGGTCTGAAGAAACTTGATAAAGAGAAAGGCATAGTCATAAGATTTGTGATAGGGCACAG TGCAATGCCCGGTGGTAGTGTTTTGGATAGGGCTATTGATGCTGAAGAAGCACAGCACAAGGACTTCTTGAGACTG AATCATGAAGAAGGGCACCACGAACTGCCCTCAAAAACACAAAATTACTTTTCGACAGCAGTGGCCATGTGGGATGCTGACTTCTACGTTAAAGTCGATGATGACGTCCATGTGAATATTG ATGCTTACTTCACAGATATGCAAATGAGGATGTGTCTCTTGGGTCTTGGCTTATTGGTTTGGATGTCGAGCACATTGATGATCGGAGCCTGTGCTGTGGGACACACACCCCCTG ATTGTGAGATGAAGACTTAG